Proteins encoded together in one Bacteroides zhangwenhongii window:
- a CDS encoding helix-turn-helix domain-containing protein: MFGAEDDGMQFQPDGYLLMFHPDLLRNTPLGRIMREYSFFSYETNEALHLSVEERQIIMDCFHKIQYELNHPIHRHSKNLITDSIKTFLDYCTRFYDRQFITRDNQNRDILARFERLLDEYFHDGAAKRIGLPTVQYCADKLCLSPNYFSDLLKKETGSTALHFIHDKSIEIAKTELASTDDTVNEIAYNLGFQYPQHFTRLFKKEVGYTPNEYRAQVS, from the coding sequence GTGTTCGGTGCGGAAGATGACGGCATGCAGTTCCAACCAGATGGCTACCTGCTTATGTTCCATCCCGACCTGCTGCGGAATACACCTCTCGGGCGGATAATGCGTGAATATTCGTTCTTTTCCTACGAGACAAACGAGGCATTGCACCTTAGTGTGGAAGAACGGCAAATCATCATGGATTGCTTCCACAAGATTCAATATGAATTGAACCATCCGATACACCGTCACAGCAAGAACCTCATCACAGACAGCATCAAGACGTTCCTTGATTACTGCACACGTTTCTATGACCGTCAGTTCATCACACGCGACAACCAAAACCGAGACATCCTCGCAAGATTTGAGCGGTTGCTTGACGAATACTTCCATGATGGGGCTGCTAAACGGATAGGCTTGCCCACTGTACAGTATTGTGCAGACAAGCTCTGCCTCTCGCCCAACTATTTCAGTGATTTATTGAAAAAAGAAACAGGTTCAACCGCCCTGCATTTCATTCATGACAAGTCTATTGAAATAGCCAAGACGGAACTTGCATCTACAGACGACACCGTTAATGAAATCGCCTATAATCTCGGTTTTCAGTACCCGCAACATTTTACCCGACTGTTCAAGAAAGAGGTAGGTTACACTCCGAATGAATATAGAGCGCAAGTGTCGTGA
- a CDS encoding helix-turn-helix domain-containing protein, producing the protein MDEIINPDRLVSVPFNKTRCGVDFYINTAINKDIGLVLTENKRFKTDFFSFYFFRKANGYLLLNFRKIELRDGMVLLLSPHQQQEWHVDETALDYTFLIFREDFMRTFIADKFFVFRLLYCYQTDTPPYINATHDEMKEYMRLLGKIKYELMNPVSDTYNIIVSLLYYLLLIINRTYAAAYCLPAEIAKNNFAFRFKDLLEQNIRTHQRVQEYADMLHVSRITLNNSVKAQFGVSATHLIKQRLLEELKNELLFSNRTVSEMADDFNFSDPSHLMRFFKQQTGKTFTQYMTDYNKGIYE; encoded by the coding sequence ATGGACGAGATAATCAACCCTGATCGACTGGTCAGCGTACCGTTCAACAAGACACGTTGCGGCGTGGATTTTTACATCAATACTGCCATAAACAAGGACATCGGACTTGTGCTGACAGAAAACAAGCGGTTTAAGACAGACTTCTTCAGCTTCTACTTTTTCCGTAAGGCAAACGGATATTTGCTACTGAACTTCCGCAAGATTGAACTGCGCGACGGCATGGTTCTCCTGCTTTCACCCCATCAGCAACAAGAGTGGCATGTAGATGAGACGGCGTTGGATTACACGTTCCTTATATTCCGCGAAGATTTCATGCGTACTTTTATCGCCGACAAGTTCTTCGTTTTTCGCCTTTTGTATTGTTACCAGACAGATACGCCGCCTTACATCAATGCCACACATGACGAAATGAAGGAATATATGCGGCTGCTCGGAAAGATTAAGTATGAGCTGATGAATCCAGTGTCCGATACGTACAATATCATTGTTTCCTTACTATATTATCTTTTGCTGATTATCAATCGTACATACGCTGCCGCCTATTGCTTGCCCGCTGAAATTGCTAAAAACAATTTCGCTTTTCGGTTCAAGGACTTGTTGGAACAGAATATCCGCACCCACCAGCGGGTGCAGGAATATGCAGACATGCTTCATGTCAGTCGCATCACACTCAATAACTCAGTAAAAGCCCAATTCGGAGTATCAGCTACCCATTTGATAAAACAACGTCTGCTTGAGGAACTGAAGAACGAATTGCTATTCTCCAACCGCACTGTCAGTGAAATGGCGGATGATTTCAATTTCTCTGATCCGAGCCATCTCATGCGCTTCTTCAAACAGCAAACAGGCAAAACATTTACTCAGTACATGACGGATTACAATAAAGGCATATACGAATAA
- a CDS encoding MBL fold metallo-hydrolase, whose protein sequence is MKKTSTVQLVRNATLKIRYAGHTMLIDPVLADKGTLISALGVNKTPRVHLTIPIQDIIGGVDMVLLTHNHIDHYEPSVPTHLPKEIPFYVQPQDADAIRNDGFTNVIPIEEIKTIDGISIYRTTGHHGFGQIGQMMGPVSGYVLKAEGFPTVYIMGDCRWEACIRDTVERFNPDYIVVNSGGAIFPEFSKTDGPIIPDENEVMQILDELPSHIKLIAVHMDAIDHCQTTRAILRNEATHHEADMSRLIIPEDGETVVL, encoded by the coding sequence ATGAAAAAGACATCTACAGTACAATTGGTGCGCAATGCCACCTTGAAAATCAGGTATGCGGGACACACCATGCTAATTGACCCCGTTTTAGCCGACAAAGGCACTTTGATATCGGCCCTCGGTGTGAATAAAACACCGAGGGTACACCTCACCATTCCTATTCAGGATATTATCGGAGGCGTGGACATGGTGCTCCTGACCCACAATCACATCGACCATTACGAGCCGAGTGTCCCCACACATTTGCCCAAAGAAATTCCTTTCTACGTTCAGCCCCAGGACGCGGACGCCATCAGAAACGACGGATTTACAAATGTGATACCCATCGAAGAAATAAAAACAATAGACGGCATATCCATTTACCGCACGACCGGACATCATGGTTTCGGGCAGATCGGGCAGATGATGGGACCTGTATCAGGTTATGTGCTAAAAGCCGAGGGCTTCCCGACCGTTTATATAATGGGTGACTGCCGATGGGAAGCATGTATCCGAGACACCGTGGAACGGTTCAATCCTGACTATATCGTGGTAAACTCCGGAGGTGCAATCTTTCCCGAATTTTCCAAAACGGACGGTCCTATCATCCCCGACGAGAACGAAGTGATGCAGATACTTGACGAATTGCCTTCGCATATCAAGCTGATAGCCGTACACATGGATGCCATCGACCATTGCCAGACCACCCGTGCAATTCTGCGCAATGAGGCAACGCATCACGAAGCCGACATGAGCCGGCTGATTATCCCGGAGGACGGAGAAACAGTTGTGTTATGA
- a CDS encoding radical SAM mobile pair protein A: protein MSVCIKSLIKNMNIVVGCTIGCPYCYARNNCRRFHITDDFSVPEYMERKLRIIDTSRPHVWLMTGMSDFSDWKPEWNAEIFERISSNPQHAYIFLTKRPDKISFSSDDENVWMGVTVTRSSEKRRIDDLKKNIKARHYHVTFEPLFDDIGEIDFEGIDWIVIGTETGNRKGKSYSRPEWVLSIAEQAKAHGIPVFMKEDLLPIMGDERMIQELPEQFTRRIQ, encoded by the coding sequence ATGAGTGTCTGCATTAAATCCCTGATAAAAAACATGAACATAGTGGTAGGGTGCACTATAGGATGCCCTTACTGCTATGCCCGTAACAACTGCCGCCGTTTCCACATTACCGACGACTTTTCCGTGCCTGAATACATGGAACGAAAACTGCGCATCATCGATACGTCCCGTCCTCATGTGTGGCTCATGACAGGAATGAGCGATTTCTCCGATTGGAAGCCTGAATGGAACGCAGAAATTTTCGAGCGGATCAGCAGCAATCCCCAGCACGCCTATATCTTTCTGACGAAGCGCCCTGACAAAATCAGTTTCTCCTCTGACGACGAGAACGTATGGATGGGCGTGACCGTTACGCGCAGTTCCGAGAAAAGGAGGATTGATGATTTGAAAAAGAATATCAAAGCACGACACTACCATGTCACGTTTGAACCTCTCTTCGATGATATCGGCGAGATTGATTTCGAGGGAATTGACTGGATTGTCATAGGCACAGAGACCGGAAACCGAAAAGGAAAGTCATATTCGCGCCCCGAATGGGTGCTTAGCATTGCAGAACAGGCAAAGGCTCATGGCATACCGGTGTTCATGAAAGAGGATTTGCTGCCGATTATGGGCGACGAAAGAATGATTCAGGAATTGCCGGAACAATTTACCAGACGAATACAATGA
- a CDS encoding radical SAM mobile pair protein B: MNMDTIKEIDVKSVMTKSSLPVGGYSVNPYVGCPHACRYCYASFMKRFTGHTEPWGTFLDVKNWKPITNPHKYDGERVVIGSVTDGYNPYEEEFHRTRRLLEELRGSDAEIMICTKSDLVLRDLDLLKSFPKVTVSWSVNTLDEQFCADMDNAVSIERRLKAMRQTYEAGIRTVCFVSPIFPRITDVKAIIEEVKDYADLIWLENLNLRGQFKGGIMTYIREKYPDLIPLYEEIYNKKRLEYWQALEQDISNYAKEQGFPYRINDLPYGRSEKGKPVIVNYFYHEKIRLTK, translated from the coding sequence ATGAATATGGATACAATAAAGGAAATAGATGTAAAGAGTGTAATGACCAAATCCTCTCTGCCGGTGGGAGGATATTCGGTCAACCCTTATGTAGGGTGTCCCCACGCCTGCAGGTATTGCTACGCATCGTTCATGAAACGGTTCACCGGGCACACCGAGCCGTGGGGTACGTTTTTAGATGTAAAAAACTGGAAGCCGATAACGAATCCTCATAAATACGACGGTGAACGTGTTGTAATAGGGTCTGTGACGGACGGTTACAATCCGTATGAAGAAGAATTCCACCGTACCCGAAGGCTGCTCGAAGAGCTGCGAGGAAGCGATGCCGAGATTATGATATGCACAAAGTCCGATCTTGTCCTTCGCGATCTCGACCTGTTGAAGAGTTTTCCCAAAGTGACTGTGTCATGGTCTGTCAATACGCTCGACGAGCAGTTCTGCGCAGATATGGACAACGCCGTAAGCATTGAACGCCGTCTGAAAGCGATGCGTCAGACATACGAGGCAGGTATCCGCACCGTATGCTTCGTCTCGCCCATATTCCCCAGAATAACAGACGTAAAGGCAATAATAGAGGAGGTAAAAGATTATGCTGATTTAATCTGGCTTGAAAACCTGAATTTACGCGGGCAGTTCAAAGGCGGGATAATGACGTATATCCGTGAGAAGTATCCTGACCTCATACCGCTTTACGAGGAAATTTACAATAAAAAAAGGCTTGAATACTGGCAGGCATTGGAGCAGGACATTTCAAATTACGCCAAGGAGCAGGGCTTCCCGTATCGTATAAACGATCTGCCATACGGACGCTCGGAAAAAGGCAAACCTGTCATCGTAAACTACTTCTACCACGAAAAAATACGATTGACAAAATGA
- a CDS encoding recombinase family protein produces MNVVIYSRVSSQSARQSTERQVVDLERFAAGRGYEVTAVFEEKISGRKANIERPVLSRCLEYCTDPQNRVDMLLLTEISRLGRSTLEILKSLDTLHTHKICVYIQNLNLETLRPDKTVNPLSSLITTLLGELAAIERQGIIDRLNSGRELYIQKGGRLGRKPGSRKTAEQRKEEYREAIALLKKGYSIRNVAKLTGKAVSTIQQVKKDFISS; encoded by the coding sequence ATGAATGTGGTTATTTATTCACGTGTAAGCTCGCAGTCGGCCAGGCAATCGACCGAACGGCAGGTTGTCGATCTGGAGAGGTTCGCAGCCGGACGGGGGTACGAGGTGACGGCGGTCTTTGAGGAAAAGATAAGCGGACGAAAGGCCAATATCGAACGCCCGGTTTTAAGCCGTTGCCTGGAATACTGCACAGATCCGCAGAACCGGGTGGATATGTTGTTGCTGACCGAGATCTCACGCCTGGGGCGTTCAACCCTGGAGATCCTAAAGTCACTCGATACGCTGCACACGCATAAAATATGCGTGTATATTCAAAACCTGAACCTGGAAACGTTACGGCCGGACAAGACGGTAAACCCCTTGTCCTCTCTGATCACTACCCTGTTGGGGGAACTGGCCGCGATCGAACGCCAGGGGATCATCGACCGCCTTAATAGCGGACGGGAGTTGTACATCCAGAAAGGGGGCAGGCTGGGACGGAAGCCGGGAAGCCGGAAAACGGCCGAACAGAGGAAAGAGGAATACCGGGAGGCGATCGCCTTGTTAAAGAAAGGCTACTCGATCCGGAACGTGGCGAAGCTCACGGGAAAGGCCGTTTCGACGATACAACAAGTAAAAAAAGACTTCATTAGTAGCTGA